The DNA segment TCATTTAGCTGTCGGCCATTATCATCACGAGACCGGCAATCTGATCGGAAGAAATTTACAATATCGGAAAGCCTTTCAGAAATTACAGACCATCGATCAGATGAAAACGAGCTCTTTATTCAATTGTGATGTTCAGAAAATTCTTGATATTTTAAATCAACAAATGGGGGAACGGATTTCAATTCCGTTTATCGCGTTGGAAGCAAAATCGTAAAAGTCGATCCCTTGCCGACTACACTGTCGACGTGAATATTGCCGTTGTTTTCAGCGACGAGACGGCTGCAGATCGAAAGGCCTAAACCGAGTCCTTCGGATTTAGTGGTATAAAAAGGATTGAATATTTTTTCGAGGTTTTCTGTCGGAATGCCATTGCCGGTGTCACTGACTTCGATGGCAACAAACTGTAAATTTTTATCAAAAATATCATCAGACCAATGCAGATTAGGACTGTCGCCGACAGTGGTCATGTAAGTTTTGACTTTGAGTTCTCCACCTTGCGGCATAGCCTGGATAGCATTAAGAAAAATATTCATCAGAACCTGCTCGACTTGGTGCATGTCGGCGTAAATTTTTGGAACAATGTCCGAGAATTCTTCTCTGAATGTAATTTTTTTCGAATTAAGTTGAGCGGCTAAAAGTAAATAGACGGCATCGATGATCGATTCAATATCATGATATTCACGCGACGGTTTGACCGGTTTAGCGAATTTGAAAAAATCGGTCAAAAGATTGTTAACCCGGTCAATTTCCCTTACGATCCGTGTAACTAATTCGATTCGACGGTCACCCTCACCGAAGGATTCCTCCAAAACTTGCGCCGCTGTTTTAATACCTCCCAGCGGATTTCGCACTTCATGCGCAATGCCTGTCGCCAATTCACCTAAAGTAGCCAAACGATCCATACGCTCGACTTGTCGGCGCATAATATTCATTTCAGTCAAATCGCGGAAAGTAATAATGACGCCGAGCTGCTCGTCGTGCTCGATGAGCGGCGACGTACTGAATCCGATCGGGATGACCGCTCCGGACTTCGCTACAAGTTTTACTTCTTTACTTTCAAAACGTTTATTTTGGATCAACATGAGGTCGATCAATTGGCCATTCGTCTGAGGTTCTGCAAAAATATCGACAAGATTCCGTCCAAGTAATTCTTCAATAGAATATCCGAGCGTTTTAGCTGCCTGGGCGTTGAGAAAGGTAATGCTGCCCGTCATATCCATACAGATAATGCAGCTGCTCATATTCTGAATAATATTGCGATAAAATTTATAAACCCGCTCGATAAGCTTGTACTTATCATACAACGCAGCTTGCTCATCCAACCATTCTTTCGGAACGTTTTTCTTGAGTTCCGCAGTGGAAGGCGTTTTGGTATGAGTTTCTTCGGATTTTTGTTGTTGTTTGCGGAGGACGCGCTGATCGAGAGGAATAAGGTCGCTTAATTCCTTATTGAGAATTTCAAACGCTTCTTTTTTTTCTTCGAATCTGCGGCTCATGATTTGACAACTGATTTAAAGTAAACTATGAGGATCCATTTCGATAACCACTTCTACTTTGGAATCCCGGCACGTTGCATTGTATAACAACAAAGTTTTTTTGATAACCTCTCTTGTTAGTACGCCGGAGCGATCTAGTTTTTTACTGGTTTTGATCAGAATGTACCAACGAAAATAATTCCTGATTTTAAGAATCGGAGCGCCGGTGGGTCCCAAAATATCGAATTGATGCTGTGGCCACGCGTGTTTAGACGCCTCGTTGCGCAAAATATCGCAAAATTGCCGGCTATGGTCAACTACTTTTTTCTCATCAAGACTACGTAAAAGTATGGAAGTGAGACGAGTAAACGGCGGATAATTCAATTCTTTGCGAAAGCCGATCTCTTCTTGATAAAATGAGAGGTAATCATGCATGCGCGCATGTTTGATCGCGGGACGGTTAGGATTGAAAGTTTGAATCACGACTTTCCCTAATTTATTTTTCCGCCCTGCGCGTCCGGCAACTTGAGTCAATAATTGAAACGTTCTTTCCGATGCGCGAAAGTCGGGCAGTAATAAACTAGTATCGGCCGAAATGACGCCGACCACTGTTACGTTTTCAAAATCGAGGCCCTTCGCAACCATCTGCGTTCCCAAAAGTATTTGCGCTTCATTGGATCGGAATTTTTCTAAAATTCGTTCGTGAGACCCTTTTTGTGTTGTCGTATCGAGATCCATTCGGATGGTTTTTGTTTCAGGAAAAGTTTGCTTCAAAACCTCTTCAACTTTTTGCGTACCGACACCGAGACTGGATAAAAACGAATTCGCACATTCCGGACATTGAGTAAGCGCAGCCTGTTTATGTCCGCAATAATGACACAGTAGGATTTGGCGGGAAGCATGATACGTGAGCGTGATACTGCATCGCGGGCATTCGGCAACAAAACCGCATTGATAACATTCAATGAAGGTTGCAAACCCGCGCCGGTTTTGATACAAAATAACCTGATGATTTTTCTGAACGGCCTCGCGAATACGGTCCCGCAAAGGTTTGGAGAGAACCGGCTCCCAACCTTCAGTATGAATGAGTTTTTCCTTCCGTAAATCGACAATTTCGACCTCGGGTAAAGGTACGTCTTGAATACGTTTAGTCAGCTGCACCAGGCGGTATTTGTCCGTCTGAGCATTGTAAAACGATTCGATGCTGGGCGTTGCGGAGCCAAGAATGACCACCGAATGATTGAGCGTTGCCCTGATGATTGCAACGTCACGAGCATGGTATTTAGGTGTAGAGTCGCTCTGTTTGTAAGTATTTTCATGTTCTTCGTCTACGACGATCAATCCTAGGTTTTTTAAAGGAGCAAAAATAGCGGAACGAGCACCGATGACGATTTTAAAATCGCTCGTATGAATTTTTCGCCACGCATCGAATCGTTCACCCAACGACATACGGCTGTGCCAGACGGCAACTTGTTCACCAAAATGAGATTTAAATCGTTCAACGGCCTGCGGCGTAAGCGATATTTCCGGAACCAATACGATAGCGGTTTTTCCGGCTTCGAGAGTTTTTTTGATCGCTTCAATATAGATCTGTGTTTTGCCGCTGC comes from the bacterium genome and includes:
- a CDS encoding DUF309 domain-containing protein; this translates as MDTELIQLLWMKGVNQFNSGKFFECHETLEEIWVGLEEGESKRFIQGIIHLAVGHYHHETGNLIGRNLQYRKAFQKLQTIDQMKTSSLFNCDVQKILDILNQQMGERISIPFIALEAKS
- a CDS encoding PAS domain S-box protein, with translation MSRRFEEKKEAFEILNKELSDLIPLDQRVLRKQQQKSEETHTKTPSTAELKKNVPKEWLDEQAALYDKYKLIERVYKFYRNIIQNMSSCIICMDMTGSITFLNAQAAKTLGYSIEELLGRNLVDIFAEPQTNGQLIDLMLIQNKRFESKEVKLVAKSGAVIPIGFSTSPLIEHDEQLGVIITFRDLTEMNIMRRQVERMDRLATLGELATGIAHEVRNPLGGIKTAAQVLEESFGEGDRRIELVTRIVREIDRVNNLLTDFFKFAKPVKPSREYHDIESIIDAVYLLLAAQLNSKKITFREEFSDIVPKIYADMHQVEQVLMNIFLNAIQAMPQGGELKVKTYMTTVGDSPNLHWSDDIFDKNLQFVAIEVSDTGNGIPTENLEKIFNPFYTTKSEGLGLGLSICSRLVAENNGNIHVDSVVGKGSTFTILLPTR
- the priA gene encoding primosomal protein N', which gives rise to MLFAHIAFPVPIDKLFSYRIPDHLQPRICAGARVLAPFGKKKITGFVVQLSDSSDVNNPSFLTEMLDSFPVFSDELLELARWMAEYYMTPLGQVLNIMLPPRLDKQSEIVINLKKDIGEFEIASLRKSKPLQARILKALFVYKHLTVKQLQKKTETKAIAKSLKELEHLGIIEYSEKIDEADVSVRYEKFVTLSEALVDEPERIQTTFALLKGSPKQAKILRFLSKLSDREIKQSDLLKATHSTLGSLQSLEEKKWIKIFEKEKVRNPYDRPFAAPIPITLNAEQQSITHKIAEAIHAAKYQTFLLHGITGSGKTQIYIEAIKKTLEAGKTAIVLVPEISLTPQAVERFKSHFGEQVAVWHSRMSLGERFDAWRKIHTSDFKIVIGARSAIFAPLKNLGLIVVDEEHENTYKQSDSTPKYHARDVAIIRATLNHSVVILGSATPSIESFYNAQTDKYRLVQLTKRIQDVPLPEVEIVDLRKEKLIHTEGWEPVLSKPLRDRIREAVQKNHQVILYQNRRGFATFIECYQCGFVAECPRCSITLTYHASRQILLCHYCGHKQAALTQCPECANSFLSSLGVGTQKVEEVLKQTFPETKTIRMDLDTTTQKGSHERILEKFRSNEAQILLGTQMVAKGLDFENVTVVGVISADTSLLLPDFRASERTFQLLTQVAGRAGRKNKLGKVVIQTFNPNRPAIKHARMHDYLSFYQEEIGFRKELNYPPFTRLTSILLRSLDEKKVVDHSRQFCDILRNEASKHAWPQHQFDILGPTGAPILKIRNYFRWYILIKTSKKLDRSGVLTREVIKKTLLLYNATCRDSKVEVVIEMDPHSLL